A window of the Falco rusticolus isolate bFalRus1 chromosome 1, bFalRus1.pri, whole genome shotgun sequence genome harbors these coding sequences:
- the XYLT2 gene encoding xylosyltransferase 2, producing MVAGGRARKLARRYRLAVATALAILLLQGLVLWSSAGLDEEGPAEERQKKARLPESSDGSKDSDSSAGRRGSASRKHGRWRGRLDGPGALVSKVVRAVTVRHKPGRRLPSAPDSSSRRNLTELRGEAQLAVFQQGDTGSVEGAPQPTENSFTPKCEITGKDALSALARASSKQCQQEIANVVCLHRAGSLMPQSVPRHCQLSGKVSPVIQWDESRLQQVPPSKPVRIAYMLVVHGRAIRQLKRLIKAVYHQQHFFYIHVDKRSNYLHREAVELAQHYPNIRVTPWRMVTIWGGASLLKMYLRSMKDLLELAEWPWDFFINLSATDYPTRTNEELVMFLSKYRDKNFLKSHGRDNARFIKKQGLDRLFHECDSHMWRLGERHIPEGIVVDGGSDWFSLTRSFVEYVVYADDQLVSQLRQFYTYTLLPAESFFHTVLENSHACETLVDNNLRVTNWNRKLGCKCQYKHIVDWCGCSPNDFKPQDFLRLQQLSRPTFFARKFESTVNQEVLEILDTHLYGSYPPNTPALKAYWENVYDRVDGLSGLSDVTLTFYTAFSRLGLHKATSVLAAKDHKLCRFEPRGFPSSVHLYFYDDRFQGYLVMQEVQNSATGQAESLEVWMMPQGALKLASHGGQANRLQNLEVGTEWDPKERLFRNFGGLMGPFDEPVAMQKWSRGPNLTATVVWIDPTYVIATSYDITVDAEAEFTQYKPPLNRPLRPGIWTVRLLQFWEPLGESQFLVVPQTFNRKQPLRKDDSNWLHGGPPRNEYMEQSFQGLGGILNLPRSEEAEEDAVQKAQLTGKALEDWADSTISAFWSVADVCVGSPSACTALETCSKTSWSSLSPDPKSELGPVKPDGRLR from the exons GAGCGGCAGAAAAAAGCCAGGTTGCCTGAGAGCAGCGATGGCTCCAAGGACTCGGACAGCTCTGCCGGGCGCCGGGGCAGTGCCAGCCGGAAGCATGGGCGGTGGCGGGGACGGCTGGATGGCCCTGGGGCACTGGTATCCAAAGTGGTGAGAGCTGTCACTGTGAGACACAAACCAGGACGGAGGCTACCATCTGCACCAGACTCCTCCAGCCGGAGGAACCTGACAGAGCTGCGTGGGGAGGCCCAGCTGGCCGTTTTCCAGCAGGGTGACACAGGCAGTGTGGAGGGGGCTCCCCAGCCCACCGAGAACAGCTTCACCCCCAAGTGCGAAATCACGGGCAAGGATGCCCTCTCGGCGCTGGCCCGGGCCAGCAGCAAGCAATGCCAACAGGAGATTGCCAATGTGGTCTGTCTGCATCGGGCTGGCAGCCTCATGCCCCAGTCTGTGCCTCGCCACTGCCAGCTCTCAG GCAAGGTCAGCCCTGTCATCCAGTGGGATGAGAGCCGACTGCAGCAGGTGCCCCCCAGCAAGCCTGTGCGCATCGCCTACATGCTGGTTGTGCACGGCAGGGCCATTCGCCAGCTGAAGCGGCTCATCAAGGCTGTGTACCACCAGCAGCACTTCTTCTACATCCATGTGGATAAG CGCTCCAACTACCTCCATCGCGAGGCGGTGGAGCTGGCGCAACACTACCCCAACATCCGTGTGACACCCTGGCGCATGGTGACCATTTGGGGAGGTGCCAGCCTGCTGAAGATGTACCTGCGTAGCATGAAGGACCTGCtggaactggctgaatggccCTGGGACTTCTTCATCAATTTGAGTGCCACTGACTACCCCACGAG GACCAATGAGGAGCTCGTGATGTTCCTGTCCAAATACCGAGATAAGAACTTCCTGAAGTCTCATGGCCGAGACAACGCCAG ATTTATCAAGAAGCAGGGCCTGGACCGCTTGTTCCATGAGTGTGACTCCCACATGTGGCGGCTGGGCGAGCGCCACATCCCTGAGGGCATCGTGGTAGACGGAGGATCTGACTGGTTCTCGCTGACGCGCAGCTTCGTGGAGTACGTGGTCTATGCTGATGACCAGCTGGTGTCCCAGCTGCGCCAGTTCTACACCTACACGCTCCTGCCAGCTGAG TCCTTCTTCCACACGGTCCTGGAGAACAGTCACGCCTGCGAGACACTGGTCGATAACAACCTCCGAGTGACCAACTGGAACCGGAAGCTGGGCTGTAAGTGCCAATATAAACACATAGTCGACTGGTGCGGGTGCTCCCCAAATGACTTCAAACCTCAGGACTTCCTGCGGCTACAG CAACTCTCCAGACCCACCTTCTTCGCCCGCAAGTTTGAGTCAACAGTGAATCAGGAGGTGCTGGAGATCCTGGACACGCATCTCTATGGCAGCTACCCCCCCAACACACCAGCCCTGAAGGCATACTGGGAGAATGTCTACGACCGTGTTGATGGGCTCAGTGGCCTCAGTGATGTCACCCTCACCTTCTACACGGCATTCTCCAGGCTGGGACTCCACAAAGCCACGTCTGTGCTGGCAGCGAAGGACCACAAGCTCTGCAG ATTTGAGCCCCGGGGTTTCCCATCCAGTGTGCACTTATATTTCTATGACGACCGTTTCCAGGGTTACCTGGTGATGCAGGAAGTGCAGAATTCAGCAACTGGGCAGGCAGAATCCCTGGAGGTGTGGATGATGCCCCAAGGAGCTCTGAAGTTGGCGAGTCACGGAGGGCAGGCGAACCGCTTACAAAACCTTGag GTGGGCACAGAGTGGGATCCCAAGGAAAGACTCTTCCGCAATTTTGGAGGCTTGATGGGACCTTTTGACGAGCCAGTTGCCATGCAGAAGTGGTCGCGGGGCCCCAACCTAACGGCTACAGTGGTGTGGATTGACCCCACCTATGTCATTGCCACCTCCTACGACATCACAGTGGATGCTGAGGCAGAGTTCACCCAGTACAAACCCCCTCTCAATCGTCCCCTGCGCCCCGGCATCTGGACCGTTCGCCTCCTCCAGTTCTGGGAGCCCTTGGGGGAGAGCCAGTTCCTGGTGGTGCCCCAGACCTTCAACCGCAAGCAGCCTCTCAGGAAAG ATGACAGCAACTGGCTGCATGGTGGCCCCCCCCGCAACGAGTACATGGAGCAGAGCTTCCAGGGCCTGGGGGGGATCCTCAACCTGCCACGCTCtgaggaggcggaggaggacGCGGTGCAGAAGGCGCAGCTGACGGGCAAGGCGCTGGAGGACTGGGCGGACAGCACCATCAGCGCCTTCTGGTCTGTGGCGGATGTCTGCGTCGGCAGCCCCTCCGCCTGCACCGCCCTGGAGACCTGCAGCAAAACCTCGTGGAGCTCCCTCTCCCCGGACCCCAAATCAGAACTGGGGCCCGTCAAACCTGACGGGCGGCTGAGGTAG